In Planococcus versutus, the DNA window ATTTTTTTCTGTTATCAAGGGTATAATGACAGTAATGATTATAAAACGAGGTGACAGGATGATGAGACTCGAAAAACAACACGACCCCCGATTAAATGCTGCATGGATTGACCACTATTTGGAAAATCGCATTCCCCTAAAAGAAATTACCTACGAAACAGAACAATTTTTTAATGAAATCAAAAAAGACTTTGCTGTCAGCAAATATACCCGTCAGAAAAAAACAATTACGCAACGGCTATGGTCACTAATAGCGGAACAATTTAATCCTGAAGATGAATACCACTACAAAAGTAAAGTGTCTGAAAATCAATTGGTTCCTTCGTGGAAAGATCAACTTGACCGCGAGTACCGAAAATTAAAGTCAACGATTGACGATAGCGTGAGTGTCAGTGATTTTGGTGCTATTGGAGACGGCCAAACAGATTGCAGCGCTGCTTTTAAAAAAGCATTGGCTAACGGGAATAGAGAAGTTAACATTCCGGCAGGGGTTTTTATTGTAGATGGTTTACGGTTGCCTTCATGGACTCGTCTAGTCGGAGCAGGAAAAGGACGCACCATCTTAAAGTTGCATCCAAAGGCTTCTCGAAAAAAGCGATTAATAACTAATCGTAATTATGTTGCAGGCAATCGCAATATTTCAGTTGAAAACCTTACTTTAGATTGGAATATAGAGCGACTTGGCGATATTGAAAATACCAGTTCAGGTGGAAATTACTCTAGTTGCTTAACATATGCTAATCTTCTATACGGATGGGTTATAAATGTAGAAGCGCTAAATCCAGGTCTGCATTGCTTTGATATTACAGCGCCTCTTTATAACTATGCAGGAGATGGTTTACGAGCCAAAGGCGGCAGTCGTTTTGTGTGGCTCGATGGCGTAAATGGCTCTGGGTTTGGTGATGATGGTGTAACTACACATCATAGCGATTATGTATTTATCTCTAATTGTCATTTTAGTGACCCAAGCGGACGTTCACATGAGAAAGGTTTTTCTAATTCCAACGGATTTGAAGTAGACGATGGCTCAAGGCATGTTTGGTTAGTTAACAATTCGAGTACACGTTGTTTTGGAGGAATTGAAATTAAAGCGCATGCAGATTCCTCAGCCGCATCAGGAGTTTATATATCAGGCCATTTATCGGTACATGACAATCGCTCATTCAATTTCCGTCATATTGGCCATCACAAAAAAGACGAACCGGAATCGCGATCTGCTTTTAATATTCGTGCGCAAAAATTGGTATCCATTGAGCCAACTGAAACAGCTCTTTACAAAAATTCGTCTCCGCGTTCATTAGTTGTGTCAGGGTATCGCAACGTCGCAATAAATCGATTTTTATTTGTTGGAGATCCAGAATATGATTATCAACGTCAAACGGCAGTTGCTATTCAATATCGTGCTGCTTTCGTTTCGTTAACCAATGGTGTAATTGAAGGCTTTACAACGGCTGATTCAGATATCACAGTTTTTGGTGGAGAGCAAAGCGCCAATAGTGTCAGGATTCAAACGATCCTAAGTCTTGGGTCGGCCAAACAAGTAGTAATGGTTGGCAAAGAAAGTAAACTAGTTCGCTTAAAAGATGTGCGCAGGCGAAGTCGTTATCTATTAT includes these proteins:
- a CDS encoding glycosyl hydrolase family 28-related protein, translating into MRLEKQHDPRLNAAWIDHYLENRIPLKEITYETEQFFNEIKKDFAVSKYTRQKKTITQRLWSLIAEQFNPEDEYHYKSKVSENQLVPSWKDQLDREYRKLKSTIDDSVSVSDFGAIGDGQTDCSAAFKKALANGNREVNIPAGVFIVDGLRLPSWTRLVGAGKGRTILKLHPKASRKKRLITNRNYVAGNRNISVENLTLDWNIERLGDIENTSSGGNYSSCLTYANLLYGWVINVEALNPGLHCFDITAPLYNYAGDGLRAKGGSRFVWLDGVNGSGFGDDGVTTHHSDYVFISNCHFSDPSGRSHEKGFSNSNGFEVDDGSRHVWLVNNSSTRCFGGIEIKAHADSSAASGVYISGHLSVHDNRSFNFRHIGHHKKDEPESRSAFNIRAQKLVSIEPTETALYKNSSPRSLVVSGYRNVAINRFLFVGDPEYDYQRQTAVAIQYRAAFVSLTNGVIEGFTTADSDITVFGGEQSANSVRIQTILSLGSAKQVVMVGKESKLVRLKDVRRRSRYLL